From a single Bryobacter aggregatus MPL3 genomic region:
- the glmM gene encoding phosphoglucosamine mutase produces MARQLFGTDGIRGLAGEAPLDPQTAWALGSALGSWAKGKADSPRVLLGLDTRESGRWLAEAVAAGLAAAGVEAHFAGLLTTPGVAYNTKHGPYVAGVMISASHNPYQDNGLKVFDHSGYKLPDEQELVLEQEILRLREGATVPPFELPWHGELADHYLEFLRGSFGHSLHGLKIAIDCAHGAATPLAPRLFGELGAELIVIGNEPTGRNINDGVGALHPDAVRAVVLREGADLGIAFDGDADRAMFISSSGALVDGDAVLLIAARLLKSRNRLPGDCVVSTVMSNLGLEVALQREGIALVRTGVGDKYVLEEMIRSGNTLGGEQSGHVIFSQYSTTGDGMLTALRVLEAMVESGKSLDELRRGFEVYPQMLVNVKIQERQPLENLPEVQARIAECEQAFGGDGRVLVRFSGTEPLARVMVEGNDLAKVTHHAHTIAASLASAIGVK; encoded by the coding sequence GAAGCTCCTCTCGATCCGCAGACGGCATGGGCGCTCGGTTCTGCATTGGGGAGTTGGGCGAAAGGGAAGGCAGATTCGCCTCGAGTCTTGTTGGGACTGGATACGCGGGAGTCGGGCCGCTGGCTCGCTGAAGCGGTTGCGGCAGGACTAGCTGCAGCAGGGGTGGAAGCACACTTTGCCGGTTTGTTAACGACGCCGGGAGTGGCCTACAACACGAAGCACGGCCCGTATGTGGCGGGCGTGATGATTTCGGCTTCGCACAATCCTTATCAGGACAATGGATTGAAGGTGTTCGACCATTCCGGCTACAAGCTGCCGGATGAGCAGGAACTGGTGCTGGAGCAGGAGATTCTGCGATTGCGCGAGGGGGCGACCGTGCCGCCATTTGAATTGCCGTGGCATGGGGAGTTGGCCGATCATTATCTGGAATTCCTGCGTGGGAGCTTTGGACATTCTCTCCACGGGCTGAAGATTGCGATCGATTGTGCCCATGGAGCGGCGACGCCGCTGGCGCCGCGCTTGTTTGGGGAACTGGGCGCGGAGTTGATCGTCATCGGAAATGAACCGACGGGCAGGAATATCAATGACGGCGTTGGGGCGCTGCATCCGGACGCGGTGCGAGCGGTGGTGCTGCGTGAGGGCGCCGATTTGGGAATCGCTTTTGATGGCGATGCCGATCGTGCGATGTTCATTTCATCGAGCGGTGCCTTGGTGGATGGCGATGCCGTATTGCTGATTGCGGCGCGCTTGTTGAAGTCGAGGAATCGATTGCCGGGAGATTGTGTCGTTTCGACGGTGATGTCGAATCTGGGACTGGAAGTGGCGCTGCAGCGTGAGGGCATTGCGCTGGTGCGTACGGGTGTGGGGGATAAGTATGTGCTCGAAGAGATGATCCGGTCGGGCAATACGCTGGGCGGCGAGCAGAGCGGCCATGTGATCTTTTCGCAGTACTCGACGACGGGGGATGGCATGCTGACGGCCCTGCGGGTGCTGGAGGCGATGGTGGAGAGCGGAAAGAGTCTCGATGAACTGCGGCGCGGCTTTGAGGTGTATCCGCAGATGCTGGTGAATGTGAAGATTCAGGAGAGGCAGCCGCTTGAGAACCTTCCTGAGGTGCAGGCGCGCATTGCGGAGTGTGAGCAGGCTTTTGGCGGGGATGGACGGGTGCTGGTGCGGTTCTCGGGGACCGAGCCGCTGGCCCGGGTGATGGTGGAAGGGAACGATCTGGCGAAGGTCACGCACCATGCGCATACAATTGCTGCTTCGCTTGCGTCTGCTATCGGCGTAAAATAG
- a CDS encoding 3-keto-disaccharide hydrolase: MRIPLLIALTLSTLAAQNVKPAKLGGEDWVQLFNGKDLTNWVEVGKEKWTVEENEIKGEAASKAYGYLQTAKDYKDFHLSLKFKCVGNGNSGVFFHTDFKPGTPDITRGLQFEIDCTIGQHTGGIYGDGRGWIVWPSPENELVVRKGDWNEYTLKVEGNRYVSRLNGVVMVDFTDPSPKSFDGPIALQLHSGGQGNMRFKDIWIRDLSKR; encoded by the coding sequence ATGCGTATCCCTCTACTGATTGCACTGACTCTTTCGACTCTTGCTGCCCAAAATGTGAAGCCCGCCAAATTAGGGGGCGAAGATTGGGTGCAGCTTTTCAATGGCAAAGACCTGACGAACTGGGTGGAGGTGGGGAAGGAGAAGTGGACCGTTGAAGAGAACGAGATCAAAGGCGAGGCCGCTTCAAAAGCATACGGCTATCTTCAGACCGCCAAGGACTATAAAGACTTCCATCTGTCTTTGAAGTTCAAGTGCGTCGGCAACGGCAATTCTGGGGTGTTTTTCCATACGGATTTCAAGCCAGGGACTCCGGACATCACACGCGGTTTGCAGTTCGAGATCGATTGCACGATCGGGCAGCATACGGGTGGCATTTATGGGGATGGCCGGGGTTGGATCGTTTGGCCTTCGCCCGAAAACGAGTTGGTAGTGCGCAAAGGAGATTGGAACGAGTACACGCTGAAGGTAGAAGGGAACCGTTATGTGTCGCGCCTGAACGGAGTGGTGATGGTGGACTTTACCGATCCGAGCCCGAAGTCGTTTGACGGACCAATCGCGCTCCAGTTGCACTCGGGAGGACAGGGAAATATGCGGTTCAAGGATATCTGGATTCGAGATCTGTCGAAGCGCTAA